A stretch of the Oxyura jamaicensis isolate SHBP4307 breed ruddy duck chromosome 4, BPBGC_Ojam_1.0, whole genome shotgun sequence genome encodes the following:
- the HMX1 gene encoding homeobox protein HMX1 has product MPDEATENSGSTSARVSSFFIEDLLGTEGAAGGGARRAAAGGGGRGASRSPLRLGASGCPLRDAAVGWYRRAHAAFLGCASPDTSDRDSPELPEETVERAGGGGGRAAAVRGPSGGRPGPGGREEEEERGEEPGEPEQRAAGRKKKTRTVFSRSQVFQLESTFDVKRYLSSSERAGLAASLHLTETQVKIWFQNRRNKWKRQLAADLEAANLSHAAQRIVRVPILYHENSPASALGFTLPHMSPPLVGFSSGVSYPLGTFPAASLPFLRSQMTGLV; this is encoded by the exons ATGCCGGACGAAGCGACGGAAAACTCCGGCTCCACCTCCGCCCGCGTCTCGTCCTTCTTCATCGAGGACCTGCTGGGCACCGAGGGCgctgcgggcggcggggcgaggAGAGCGGCTGCGGGcggaggcggccgcggggctTCGCGCTCCCCGCTGCGCCTCGGAGCCTCGGGCTGCCCGCTCCGCGACGCCGCCGTCGGCTGGTACCGCCGGGCGCACGCCGCCTTCCTGGGCTGCGCCAGCCCCGACA CCAGCGACCGGGACTCGCCCGAGCTGCCCGAGGAGACGGTggagcgggcgggcggcggcggcgggcgggcggcggcggtgcGGGGCCCCTCGGGAGGGCGACCGGGGCCCGGAGGCcgtgaggaagaggaagagagaggcGAGGAGCCGGGCGAGCCTGAGCAGCGAGCGGCCGGCCGCAAGAAGAAGACGCGCACGGTGTTCAGCCGCAGCCAGGTCTTCCAGCTGGAGTCCACCTTCGACGTGAAGCGCTACCTGAGCAGCTCGGAGAGGGCCGGGCTGGCGGCCTCGCTGCACCTCACCGAGACCCAGGTGAAGATCTGGTTCCAGAACCGGCGCAACAAGTGGAAGAGGCAGCTGGCCGCCGACCTGGAGGCGGCCAACCTCTCCCACGCCGCCCAAAGGATAGTGCGGGTCCCCATTTTGTACCACGAGAACTCGCCGGCCAGCGCCTTGGGCTTTACCCTGCCCCACATGTCGCCCCCCTTGGTGGGCTTCTCCAGCGGCGTCAGCTACCCCCTGGGCACCTtccccgccgcctccctccccttcctacGGTCGCAGATGACAGGACTCGTTTGA